In Solanum stenotomum isolate F172 chromosome 6, ASM1918654v1, whole genome shotgun sequence, one DNA window encodes the following:
- the LOC125867296 gene encoding chlorophyll a-b binding protein 6A, chloroplastic-like — protein MASNTLMSYGIAPVCPSILSASKSKFVTALPVSAGVTNDTSRFTMSADWMPGQPRPSYLDGSAPGDFGFDPLGFGEVPENLERYKESELIHCRWAMLAVPGIIVPEALGLGNWVKAQEWAAIPGGQATYLGQPVPWGTLPTILVIEFLAIAFVEHQRSMEKDSEKKKYPGGAFDPLGYSKDPAKFEELKVKEIKNGRLALLAFVGFCVQQSAYPGTGPLENLATHLADPWHNNIGDVVIPKGIFPN, from the exons ATGGCTTCTAACacattgatgagttatggaatTGCACCTGTTTGCCCCTCTATTCTCTCTGCTTCCAAGTCTAAATTCGTCACCGCGTTGCCGGTATCTGCCGGAGTTACCAACGACACGTCAAGGTTCACCATGTCGGCCGATTGGATGCCCGGGCAGCCCCGTCCATCCTATCTCGACGGCTCAGCCCCCGG AGATTTTGGATTTGATCCACTTGGTTTTGGAGAAGTACCAGAAAATTTGGAAAGATACAAAGAATCTGAACTTATTCATTGCAGATGGGCTATGCTTGCCGTT CCAGGAATCATTGTACCAGAGGCATTGGGCTTAGGTAATTGGGTTAAGGCCCAAGAATGGGCAGCCATTCCTGGAGGACAAGCTACATATTTGGGCCAGCCTGTTCCATGGGGAACACTCCCTACTATTTTGGTTATTGAATTTTTAGCCATAGCCTTTGTAGAGCATCAAAGGAGTATGGAAAAAGATTCAGAAAAGAAGAAGTACCCTGGTGGTGCTTTTGACCCATTGGGTTACTCTAAAGACCCTGCTAAATTTGAAGAACTCAAAGTCAAGGAAATAAAAAATG GTCGTCTTGCATTATTGGCATTTGTGGGATTTTGTGTACAACAATCAGCATACCCAGGAACAGGACCATTGGAGAACTTGGCAACTCACTTGGCTGACCCATGGCACAACAACATTGGGGATGTTGTTATCCCTAAAGGCATTTTCCCTAATTGA